In Uranotaenia lowii strain MFRU-FL chromosome 2, ASM2978415v1, whole genome shotgun sequence, one genomic interval encodes:
- the LOC129746006 gene encoding actin-related protein 5 translates to MSLFDIEDIKVKPDIVHLYPDPEARSDAAIIIDNGSYHCRVGWASKQEPSLQFKNVLAKPRKDRSSKAKADAAGDAATVPAIQIGNDIVNIEAVRFQLRTQFDRNVVTHLHVQEQILDYLFAKLGIDTEGSVTHPILLTECVANPNYSRMLMSELMFECYAIPGISYGVDSLFSYDLNGAVENGLIISCGYHTTHVIPILNGRMVQDKVRRINLGGFNMINFMFRLLQLKYPVHVNSITLSRAEAMIHNYCFFAYDYMESLKDWATLEYYDQNVIKIQLHYNQTVSAPTLTAEQRVEKRKELSRRLAEINMRKREEKLAEDKILLTRMIALEDNLEDDEELSLTLQEFGVKSIDEFKKTIITLRERIVKTTQKMTAQQQAGPAIEEKVCPMLQPPAHLSLADWVVETRKRRDEILDRKQIRKQRRQDLAKRRTAAAQERMRIISHLAKKEKGVDDFGMRDEDWDVYKSISREGDSDSEAENEKLLECEEILKQHDSSYVEPSTSVGNIAEFHQLHIGVEAIRVPEILFQPSMVGIQEAGLAGTIDYVLKLFDSEDRVKLIGNILLTGGSANIRGFKERLSRELRQLLPFQSVFNLRVASNPSMDGWKGASQFATTDAFRDSLINRQMYDEYGGEYFKEHLASNFYYPTPSQSSVNLNETFN, encoded by the exons atgagTCTTTTCGACATCGAAGATATCAAAGTGAAACCGGACATAGTGCACCTGTACCCGGATCCGGAAGCGCGGTCTGATGCCGCCATCATTATCGACAACGGTTCTTATCACTGCCGGGTGGGATGGGCTTCGAAACAGGAGCCGTCGCTGCAGTTCAAAAATGTCCTTGCGAAACCGAGAAAAGACCGCAGCAGCAAGGCAAAGGCTGATGCCGCCGGGGATGCGGCAACGGTTCCGGCGATTCAAATCGGGAATGATATTGTAAATATTGAGGCGGTTCGATTCCAACTGAGGACGCAATTCGATCGTAATGTCGTTACGCATTTGCACGTTCAGGAACAAATTTTGGATTATTTGTTTGCGAAGTTGGGTATTGATACTGAAGGGTCGGTAACTCATCCGATTTTGCTGACAGAATGTGTAGCCAATCCTAATTACAGTCGAATGTTGATGTCGGAACTGATGTTCGAGTGTTATGCGATTCCCGGGATTTCCTATGGGGTGGATAGTTTATTCAGCTATGATTTGAATGGTGCGGTTGAAAATGGACTGATTATATCTTGTGGCTATCATACTACACATGTAATTCCGATTTTGAACGGAAGGATGGTACAGGACAAAGTCAGACGTATTAATCTGGGTGGTTTCAAtatgatcaattttatgttCCGATTGCTTCAACTCAAATATCCGGTCCACGTGAATTCCATCACGTTAAGCAGGGCTGAAGCTATGATCCACAATTACTGTTTCTTCGCTTATGATTATATGGAATCTTTGAAGGATTGGGCAACATTGGAGTATTACGATCAGAATGTCATAAAAATTCAGCTTCACTATAATCAAACCGTATCAGCACCCACTTTAACGGCAGAACAGCGAGTTGAGAAGCGGAAGGAACTGTCCCGTCGGTTGGCGGAAATTAATATGCGCAAACGGGAGGAAAAACTGGCCGAGGATAAGATCCTGCTAACTCGAATGATAGCCTTGGAAGACAATCTGGAGGACGATGAAGAATTATCGTTGACGCTTCAAGAGTTCGGCGTGAAAAGTATTGACGAGTTCAAGAAAACTATTATAACATTGAGGGAAAGGATTGTGAAGACTACCCAGAAGATGACGGCCCAACAGCAAGCTGGGCCAGCAATCGAGGAAAAGGTGTGTCCAATGTTGCAACCTCCTGCACACTTATCACTTGCTGACTGGGTTGTCGAAACACGGAAGCGACGAGACGAAATTCTGGATCGGAAACAAATACGTAAACAGCGCCGCCAAGATTTGGCCAAACGGCGAACGGCAGCTGCCCAGGAGCGGATGCGAATCATATCGCACCTAGCCAAAAAGGAGAAAGGAGTCGACGACTTCGGAATGCGGGACGAAGATTGGGACGTTTATAAATCCATCAGCCGAgaag GCGACAGCGATAGTGAGGCGGAAAATGAGAAACTGCTTGAGTGTGAAGAGATTCTGAAGCAACACGACAGTAGTTACGTGGAACCTTCCACCTCCGTTGGGAACATTGCCGAGTTCCATCAGCTGCACATCGGCGTTGAAGCCATTCGTGTGCCAGAGATTCTCTTCCAGCCAAGCATGGTCGGAATTCAGGAAGCCGGTTTGGCCGGTACAATCGACTACGTGCTGAAATTGTTCGATAGCGAAGATCGAGTCAAACTCATCGGAAACATTCTGCTAACCGGGGGTTCTGCCAACATACGTGGATTCAAGGAACGTCTTTCCAGAGAACTGCGGCAGCTGCTTCCATTCCAATCGGTGTTCAATCTGCGGGTGGCCAGTAATCCTTCGATGGATGGATGGAAAGGGGCCAGTCAGTTTGCCACGACCGATGCATTCCGCGACAGTTTGATCAATCGGCAGATGTACGACGAGTATGGCGGTGAGTATTTCAAAGAGCATTTAGCCAGTAATTTCTACTATCCGACCCCGAGTCAAAGTAGCGTTAACCTGAACGAAACGTTCAATTAA
- the LOC129745650 gene encoding protein angel homolog 2 isoform X2, whose product MNRGPRGGRQDDPQVLIRRYNRQRDMSESCRKWQRVSTTSANDIRGPDDVPFTLMSYNILAQDLLEMHPDLYNNHDQAALSWAHRYDRLIAEINLVKPDILCLQELQEDCKEQFAAGLENFNFEMIYKQRTGGMKTDGCAIFYRADMFERINYQDVEFYQPHVEFLDRENVAIIVKLALKSNPSQTLVVATTHLLYNPRRQDVRLAQVQVLLAELDRLSFIGYYDNGKPKYAPTIVTGDFNLQPYSAPYMLVTTGFLQYENLNRKTLEPCESRYEPPFGKTLLSPKLGITDDCRHECLGNELDESYCNAVTRLHHSSQQPETPPPSPTSVSASKFGNGILRHQFQFTSAYRHNLDQPDEEASTFQTQWITVDYLFYTRFHHPSKRRFIGGDLQLMAIYTLPTVFQAREIRNIPNMYFGSDHFSLAGKFLLKAPGGGCSSGS is encoded by the exons ATGAATCGGGGGCCCCGAGGTGGCCGCCAAGACGACCCTCAGGTGCTGATTCGTCGCTACAACCGGCAACGGGACATGTCCGAATCGTGCCGCAAATGGCAACGGGTCTCTACAACGTCTGCCAACGACATCCGGGGACCGGACGATGTCCCGTTTACGCTGATGAGCTACAACATCCTGGCCCAGGATCTGCTGGAAATGCATCCGGACTTGTACAACAATCACGATCAGGCTGCCCTATCCTGGGCTCATCGATACGATCGGTTGATAGCCGAGATAAACTTGGTCAAACCGGATATTTTGTGTCTGCAGGAGCTGCAAGAAGATTGCAAGGAACAGTTCGCTGCCGGTTTggaaaacttcaattttgaaatgatttacaAACAGCGCACGGGTGGAATGAAGACCGATGGCTGTGCTATCTTCTATCGAGCAGACATGTTTGAGCGGATCAACTATCAGGACGTGGAGTTTTATCAACCGCATGTTGAG TTCCTAGACCGCGAAAACGTTGCCATCATTGTCAAGTTGGCTCTAAAATCCAACCCAAGTCAAACACTGGTAGTTGCGACGACCCATTTGCTGTACAACCCACGCCGTCAGGACGTTCGACTAGCTCAGGTTCAGGTTTTGCTGGCAGAATTGGATCGACTTTCATTCATCGGATATTACGACAACGGGAAGCCAAAATACGCTCCAACGATTGTGACTGGTGACTTTAATCTGCAACCTTACTCCGCTCCGTATATGCTTGTCACCACCGGATTTCTACAGTACgaaaatttgaatagaaaaacattggaACCCTGTGAGTCTAGGTACGAGCCACCCTTTGGAAAGACTCTTCTATCGCCAAAATTAGGGATCACGGATGATTGCCGACATGAGTGCCTTGGCAATGAGCTAGATGAAAGCTATTGTAATGCCGTAACGAGG CTTCATCATTCCAGTCAACAACCGGAAACCCCTCCACCGAGCCCAACCTCCGTATCGGCTAGCAAATTCGGCAATGGCATCCTGCGACATCAGTTCCAATTTACGTCGGCCTATCGGCACAATTTGGATCAACCGGACGAGGAAGCTTCGACGTTCCAGACCCAGTGGATAACGGTGGACTATCTTTTCTATACCAGATTTCACCACCCGAGCAAGCGACGATTCATCGGAGGCGACCTGCAGCTGATGGCCATCTACACGTTGCCAACGGTGTTTCAGGCCCGCGAAATCCGTAACATTCCGAACATGTACTTTGGATCGGACCATTTCTCTTTGGCGGGAAAGTTTCTGCTCAAGGCTCCCGGGGGTGGATGCAGTTCGGGAAGCTAG
- the LOC129742779 gene encoding uncharacterized protein LOC129742779, whose product MQVGQQQVSRIISNGLPQGDVLSPTLFNLYTTGLHILDDENTTLLQFADDFALITRAKTIEQVEIKAQQQLTRFVTKAMNLNLQVNPTKTKVILFHGGRKKLNINVGNQQLEVTTTHKYLGIQIDRFLKFGGHIRQVQQSIQERLKMLKIISGARGGGHPQTMTLVYNGLLRSYAEYGSSIINNTSQTHKDKIQVTLNAGLRKSTGCCKTTPRNTLLAIAAQEPWEFRSNYVANKEIAKAIYYKNPLYSQLVKVIDYNGDLRKLSFMEQLFLEHREIFESISPMIQTPIRNVSISTDIGIRTTKSNTNTRILKQSVLGILVSKYQNHHRVYTDASKTSNSCGVGIYLETNKRKISLKLEKETCIMTAEIIAIRIAVDEITRSGLQKSVILTDSLSSCKVLENSLNTKHCSAIIDNINEACEKQDITVQWIPSHIGLVGNDIADELAKEGAEKADAHVRARQQQILALQNETY is encoded by the exons ATGCAGGTAGGGCAGCAACAAGTTTCTAGAATCATTAGCAATGGTTTACCCCAAGGGGATGTGCTGTCTCCTACGCTGTTTAACCTATACACCACAGGTCTCCATATATTGGACGACGAAAACACCACGTTGTTACAGTTTGCCGACGATTTCGCGTTGATTACCAGAGCAAAGACGATTGAGCAAGTAGAAATCAAAGCCCAACAACAACTCACGAGGTTTGTGACAAAGGCCATGAATCTAAATCTACAAGTTAACCCTACCAAAACGAAAGTAATCCTTTTTCATGGCGGTCGAAAGAAGCTGAACATTAACGTAGGCAATCAACAACTAGAAGTAACAACGACTCATAAGTACCTTGGAATCCAAATTGATCGGTTTCTTAAGTTTGGAGGACATATAAGACAAGTCCAACAAAGTATACAAGAACGactcaaaatgttgaaaattattaGCGGAGCTCGGGGAGGGGGTCACCCACAAACGATGACTCTTGTGTATAATGGTCTTCTTCGCAGCTACGCAGAATATGGATCCTCGATAATAAATAACACTAGCCAAACACACAAAGACAAAATTCAAGTCACGTTAAATGCAGGCCTACGAAAGTCAACAGGTTGTTGCAAAACCACACCTCGAAACACTCTTCTAGCGATAGCAGCCCAGGAACCATGGGAGTTCCGAAGCAACTACGTGGCCAATAAAGAAATAGCAAAGGCCATCTACTACAAAAATCCGCTCTACAGTCAACTTGTGAAAGTTATTGATTACAATGGAGACCTACGAAAGTTAAGCTTCATGGAACAACTGTTTCTTGAACATAGAGAAATTTTCGAAAGCATAAGTCCCATGATTCAGACACCTATAAGAAATGTATCGATATCAACCGACATAGGAATCCGAACCACAAAATCTAATACGAACACCAGAATCCTCAAACAATCGGTGCTGGGTATTCTTGTTAGTAAATATCAAAACCATCACCGAGTTTACACGGATGCATCCAAAACCAGCAACAGTTGCGGAGTAGGTATTTACCTAGAAACGAACAAACGCAAAATCTCTCTTAAACTCGAAAAAGAAACCTGCATCATGACGGCTGAAATAATAGCAATACGTATTGCAGTAGACGAAATCACACGTTCAGGACTGCAAAAATCAGTCATTCTAACTGACTCACTTTCGTCATGCAAAGTGCTAGAGAACAGTTTGAATACAAAACACTGCAGTGCAATAATTGACAACATTAACGAAGCttgtgaaaaacaagatatTACTGTGCAATGGATCCCAAGCCACATAGGACTTGTTGGAAACGATATCGCTGATGAACTGGCCAAAGAAGGTGCAGAGAAAGCGGAC GCTCATGTCAGGGCACGACAACAGCAAATACTGGCTCTTCAAAATGAAACTTACTGA
- the LOC129745650 gene encoding protein angel homolog 2 isoform X1, with the protein MKRILPIPLTSPHRFLSSLSFIANGPLLATAAGSNLESRRSCKRMNRGPRGGRQDDPQVLIRRYNRQRDMSESCRKWQRVSTTSANDIRGPDDVPFTLMSYNILAQDLLEMHPDLYNNHDQAALSWAHRYDRLIAEINLVKPDILCLQELQEDCKEQFAAGLENFNFEMIYKQRTGGMKTDGCAIFYRADMFERINYQDVEFYQPHVEFLDRENVAIIVKLALKSNPSQTLVVATTHLLYNPRRQDVRLAQVQVLLAELDRLSFIGYYDNGKPKYAPTIVTGDFNLQPYSAPYMLVTTGFLQYENLNRKTLEPCESRYEPPFGKTLLSPKLGITDDCRHECLGNELDESYCNAVTRLHHSSQQPETPPPSPTSVSASKFGNGILRHQFQFTSAYRHNLDQPDEEASTFQTQWITVDYLFYTRFHHPSKRRFIGGDLQLMAIYTLPTVFQAREIRNIPNMYFGSDHFSLAGKFLLKAPGGGCSSGS; encoded by the exons ATGAAACGAATCCTCCCGATCCCGCTTACCTCACCTCATCGATTtttatcatcattatcattcatTGCAAACGGTCCATTACTAGCCACGGCGGCTGGATCGAACCTTGAAAGTCGTAGAAGTTGCAAACGCATGAATCGGGGGCCCCGAGGTGGCCGCCAAGACGACCCTCAGGTGCTGATTCGTCGCTACAACCGGCAACGGGACATGTCCGAATCGTGCCGCAAATGGCAACGGGTCTCTACAACGTCTGCCAACGACATCCGGGGACCGGACGATGTCCCGTTTACGCTGATGAGCTACAACATCCTGGCCCAGGATCTGCTGGAAATGCATCCGGACTTGTACAACAATCACGATCAGGCTGCCCTATCCTGGGCTCATCGATACGATCGGTTGATAGCCGAGATAAACTTGGTCAAACCGGATATTTTGTGTCTGCAGGAGCTGCAAGAAGATTGCAAGGAACAGTTCGCTGCCGGTTTggaaaacttcaattttgaaatgatttacaAACAGCGCACGGGTGGAATGAAGACCGATGGCTGTGCTATCTTCTATCGAGCAGACATGTTTGAGCGGATCAACTATCAGGACGTGGAGTTTTATCAACCGCATGTTGAG TTCCTAGACCGCGAAAACGTTGCCATCATTGTCAAGTTGGCTCTAAAATCCAACCCAAGTCAAACACTGGTAGTTGCGACGACCCATTTGCTGTACAACCCACGCCGTCAGGACGTTCGACTAGCTCAGGTTCAGGTTTTGCTGGCAGAATTGGATCGACTTTCATTCATCGGATATTACGACAACGGGAAGCCAAAATACGCTCCAACGATTGTGACTGGTGACTTTAATCTGCAACCTTACTCCGCTCCGTATATGCTTGTCACCACCGGATTTCTACAGTACgaaaatttgaatagaaaaacattggaACCCTGTGAGTCTAGGTACGAGCCACCCTTTGGAAAGACTCTTCTATCGCCAAAATTAGGGATCACGGATGATTGCCGACATGAGTGCCTTGGCAATGAGCTAGATGAAAGCTATTGTAATGCCGTAACGAGG CTTCATCATTCCAGTCAACAACCGGAAACCCCTCCACCGAGCCCAACCTCCGTATCGGCTAGCAAATTCGGCAATGGCATCCTGCGACATCAGTTCCAATTTACGTCGGCCTATCGGCACAATTTGGATCAACCGGACGAGGAAGCTTCGACGTTCCAGACCCAGTGGATAACGGTGGACTATCTTTTCTATACCAGATTTCACCACCCGAGCAAGCGACGATTCATCGGAGGCGACCTGCAGCTGATGGCCATCTACACGTTGCCAACGGTGTTTCAGGCCCGCGAAATCCGTAACATTCCGAACATGTACTTTGGATCGGACCATTTCTCTTTGGCGGGAAAGTTTCTGCTCAAGGCTCCCGGGGGTGGATGCAGTTCGGGAAGCTAG
- the LOC129742778 gene encoding uncharacterized protein LOC129742778, translating to MVQCDKCHNWNHFECAGVSEDVENRSWYCHACIPNNPASAKSKSNVRINSKQTECAGDYPNGEPTNLESTANSSSSVNSYSTPQRCHKQPPNISEEVELQLRLLEERKALETKYLEQRFEILMRAARSSSMPTEEPSSLGIPNHHSSPVEQPHYPLEQPHHPVEQSHHPMPGSMAGFDPMLLNRSQVTARLAVSKELPSFSGDPEEWPLFLATFESSTKMCGYTAEENILRLQRCLGGKAKDSVRSQLLHPSNVDSVIATLKMLYGRPEYIINTLIQKVRSLPAPKEDKLESLVDFSIAVRNLVATVKACKLDDHLYHVSLRQELVERLPFMIKLTWGVHIQNIERVTLDDFSDWLYSLAQAASAVNVKPHPTISEPKRKGRKEDGFLYAHREPFPTPEPQVLTSKNDGCVICQQNCGAVEKCSVFTQMNVSSRWAAQRNLSLCRRCLKIHGAYCRRNVCCGVNGCTRKHHPLPHNDTSSKPQLVAPNPEPQPVAPNSEPQPGTSSSHVVEMNLNTHRSTYQQILFRYVPVVLYNNDIEIHTHAFLDDGSSLTLLEEDLAEELQLEGISSPLCLHWTADTYRYEDASRLVSVQISSVLNPANKIRLSEVHTVKQLKLPPQSLDFNEMTKQYHHLQGLPINSYHNARPRILIGINNVRVTHSLDSREGKIDQPVAAKTRLGWVLFGRNSGSPQTANDMFQSNFHVGTQSENNDCDLHNFVKYFFTLESLGIAKSEQLPMSKEEERAFEMMRSQITFRDGRYEMGLLWKYEDVRTPDTKYTAMKRFHCLERRMRRDPLLAEALRTMIKDYVKKGYARKLTEAEANIPRKRKWYLPMFPVFNPNKPGKLRIVWDAAAATNGISLNSLLLKGPDQLTELPAVLYKFREHLVAIGGDIREMFHQVLIKEDDQHCQRFLWREHEHQENPDVYVLCVMSFGATCSPSCAIFVKNENADRFRTHYPAAVDAIKGHYVDDMLLSVETEEEAIKIAKEVHFIHSSGGFEMRNWISNSSSVLAALGAKPVLEKNLDIATEVANEKVLGMWCYRLKTSISSSNIVQLHTFVDASENGIAAVCYFRFDEHGVVETSLVTAKSRVAPLKFVSIPRLELQAAVVGCRLAKCVEKGHTYKISKRYFWTDARDVLFWLRSDHRRYSAFVANRVSELLEETDLNEWKWVPTKLNVADEATKWKCAPSFDGTSPPTTMGGKYFPQGIPIGKSGYVSQHMYSGILKTLGSINLYNWSSHW from the exons ATGGTGCAGTGTGATAAGTGCCACAACTGGAATCATTTTGAGTGCGCAGGAGTGTCAGAGGATGTCGAGAACCGTTCTTGGTACTGCCACGCTTGTATACCGAATAATCCTGCTTCTGCGAAATCAAAAAGTAACGTTCGGATTAATAGCAAACAAACGGAATGTGCTGGAGACTACCCTAACGGAGAACCGACTAATTTGGAATCTACGGCAAATTCATCGTCGTCTGTCAACTCGTACAGCACGCCACAGCGTTGCCATAAACAACCGCCTAATATATCGGAGGAAGTCGAATTGCAGCTCCGTTTGTTGGAAGAACGAAAAGCTTTGGAAACCAAGTACTTGGAGCAACGATTCGAAATTCTCATGAGGGCTGCCAGAAGTTCTTCTATGCCAACTGAAGAACCCTCATCACTAGGTATTCCAAATCATCATTCGTCACCAGTTGAACAACCGCATTATCCGCTCGAACAACCGCATCATCCGGTCGAACAATCGCACCACCCAATGCCTGGATCAATGGCTGGTTTCGATCCCATGTTACTGAATCGCAGCCAAGTAACAGCTCGTCTAGCTGTTTCAAAGGAGTTACCCTCGTTTAGTGGTGATCCGGAAGAATGGCCGCTTTTTTTGGCTACTTTCGAAAGTTCGACAAAAATGTGCGGTTATACAGCGGAGGAAAATATTCTGCGTTTACAACGTTGCCTTGGAGGGAAGGCTAAAGACTCTGTACGAAGCCAATTACTACATCCTTCAAATGTGGACAGTGTGATTGCAACTCTGAAAATGCTCTATGGACGTCCAGAGTACATCATCAACACTCTGATTCAAAAGGTACGGTCTTTACCGGCACCGAAAGAGGATAAGCTTGAAAGTCTTGTTGACTTTTCGATTGCAGTTCGTAATTTGGTAGCTACAGTGAAGGCCTGCAAATTGGATGATCACCTTTACCATGTATCTTTGCGGCAAGAATTGGTAGAGCGTTTGCcatttatgataaaattaacCTGGGGTGTTCATATACAAAATATCGAACGAGTTACACTCGATGATTTCAGTGATTGGTTGTATAGTTTGGCACAGGCAGCCAGCGCCGTAAACGTTAAACCTCACCCGACTATTTCTGAACCTAAACGAAAGGGACGCAAAGAAGACGGTTTTCTATATGCTCATCGGGAACCATTTCCAACACCAGAACCACAGGTGTTAACATCCAAGAATGACGGTTGTGTAATCTGTCAGCAAAACTGCGGAGCTGTAGAAAAATGCTCAGTATTTACACAAATGAATGTATCATCTCGTTGGGCAGCCCAGAGAAATTTGAGTTTGTGCAGGCGTTGTTTAAAGATACACGGTGCTTATTGTAGACGTAACGTGTGTTGCGGCGTGAATGGTTGTACTCGCAAACACCACCCACTGCCGCACAATGACACTTCTTCTAAACCACAACTTGTCGCTCCCAATCCCGAACCACAGCCTGTCGCTCCCAATTCCGAACCACAACCTGGAACATCAAGCAGCCATGTCGTAGAGATGAACCTCAACACACATCGCAGTACATATCAGCAAATTTTGTTCCGCTACGTTCCTGTGGTTCTATATAACAATGACATCGAAATCCATACCCATGCTTTCTTAGATGATGGATCGTCGTTAACGCTTCTCGAAGAAGACTTAGCTGAAGAACTCCAGTTGGAAGGGATCTCCAGCCCGTTATGCCTTCACTGGACAGCTGATACTTATCGATACGAAGATGCTTCTCGATTGGTTTCGGTACAAATCTCCAGTGTTTTGAATCCGGCAAATAAAATCAGGTTGTCTGAAGTCCACACAGTGAAGCAGTTGAAACTCCCACCACAATCACtcgattttaatgaaatgactAAGCAGTATCACCACTTGCAAGGTCTTCCAATCAATTCCTACCATAATGCCCGTCCGAGGATCCTGATTGGTATAAACAACGTCAGAGTTACACATTCTCTCGACAGTAGAGAAGGTAAGATCGACCAACCAGTAGCAGCAAAGACACGGCTGGGTTGGGTTCTCTTCGGCAGAAATTCTGGTTCCCCACAAACAGCAAACGATATGTTCCAATCTAACTTTCACGTCGGCACCCAATCTGAAAATAATGATTGTGATCTCCATAACTTcgttaagtatttttttactctCGAGAGCTTGGGAATAGCTAAATCAGAGCAACTGCCTATGTCCAAAGAAGAAGAACGAGCGTTCGAAATGATGCGTTCCCAGATAACGTTTCGTGATGGGCGATATGAAATGGGACTGCTTTGGAAATACGAAGACGTGCGTACGCCAGATACTAAGTACACAGCCATGAAACGCTTTCACTGTTTGGAAAGAAGGATGAGGCGTGACCCACTACTAGCAGAAGCTCTTAGAACGATGATTAAAGACTATGTCAAAAAAGGATATGCCCGCAAGCTGACTGAAGCTGAAGCTAATATTCCCCGAAAACGTAAATGGTACCTCCCAATGTTTCCTGTATTCAACCCAAACAAGCCCGGCAAACTCCGCATCGTGTGGGATGCCGCCGCAGCTACAAACGGTATTTCGCTTAATTCTCTCCTCTTGAAAGGACCCGATCAATTAACGGAATTACCAGCTGTGTTGTACAAATTTCGCGAGCACCTGGTGGCCATCGGAGGAGACATTCGCGAGATGTTTCACCAGGTGCTCATCAAGGAGGACGATCAACACTGCCAACGATTCTTATGGCGCGAACACGAGCACCAAGAAAACCCGGATGTATACGTTCTTTGCGTGATGTCATTTGGAGCTACATGTTCTCCCAGCTGTGCGATTTTCGTAAAAAACGAAAATGCCGATCGCTTTCGCACACACTATCCAGCAGCTGTTGACGCAATCAAAGGTCATTATGTCGATGATATGCTCTTGTCCGTAGAAACGGAAGAAGAAGCTATAAAAATAGCTAAAGAAGTCCACTTTATACATTCAAGTGGTGGCTTTGAGATGCGGAACTGGATTTCAAATTCATCCAGTGTACTCGCAGCTTTGGGAGCAAAACCCgtgttagaaaaaaatctcgATATCGCTACTGAGGTAGCTAACGAAAAAGTTCTCGGAATGTG GTGCTATCGACTCAAAACATCTATCAGCTCTAGCAACATAGTTCAGCTTCACACGTTCGTGGACGCCAGCGAGAATGGCATTGCTGCCGTTTGCTATTTTCGATTCGACGAGCACGGAGTAGTAGAAACCTCGTTAGTTACAGCAAAAAGTCGCGTAGCGCCgttgaaatttgtttccatcCCTCGTTTGGAATTGCAAGCTGCTGTTGTTGGATGTCGTTTGGCTAAATGCGTCGAGAAAGGTCACACTTACAAAATTTCGAAACGGTATTTCTGGACAGATGCCCGCGACGTACTTTTCTGGTTACGATCTGATCATCGTCGCTACTCCGCATTTGTTGCGAATCGTGTCAGTGAGTTGCTGGAAGAAACTGACCTCAACGAATGGAAATGGGTGCCAACCAAGCTGAATGTCGCTGATGAAGCTACCAAATGGAAGTGCGCACCAAGTTTCGATGGAACCAGTC CTCCTACAACGATGGGTGGGAAATACTTCCCTCAAGGTATTCCGATTGGGAAAAGTGGTTACGTGTCACAGCATATGTACAGCGGTATCCTGAAAACATTAGGAAGTATAAATCTGTATAACTGGTCCAGCCACTGGTGA